In Lutra lutra chromosome 5, mLutLut1.2, whole genome shotgun sequence, a single genomic region encodes these proteins:
- the CXXC5 gene encoding CXXC-type zinc finger protein 5, translated as MSSLGNSPQDSGGSSSSNTGGGSGPKAGGADKSTAVAAAAPASVAAEDAPPPERRNKSGIISEPLNKSLRRSRPLSHYSSFGGSGGSGGSMMGSEAAEKAAAAAAAASLLANGHDLAAAMAVDKSNPTSKHKSGAVASLLSKAERATELAAEGQLTLQQFAQSTEMLKRVVQEHLPLMSEAGAGLPDMEAVAGAEALNGQSDFPYLGAFPINPGLFIMTPAGVFLAESALHMAGLAEYPMQGELASAISSGKKKRKRCGMCAPCRRRINCEQCSSCRNRKTGHQICKFRKCEELKKKPSAALEKVMLPTGAAFRWFQ; from the exons ATGTCGAGCCTTGGCAATAGCCCCCAGGACagtggtggcagcagcagcagcaacaccgGTGGCGGCAGTGGCCCCAAGGCAGGAGGGGCTGACAAGAGCACAGCGGTGGCCGCAGCCGCACCAGCCTCAGTGGCCGCGGAGGACGCGCCGCCCCCCGAGCGTCGGAACAAGAGCGGCATCATCAGCGAACCCCTCAACAAGAGCCTGCGCCGCTCCCGCCCTCTCTCCCACTACTCCTCCTTTGGGGGCAGTGGTGGCAGCGGCGGCAGCATGATGGGCAGCGAGGCCGCTGAGAAAGCTGCCGCCGCTGCCGCGGCCGCCTCCCTGTTGGCCAACGGGCACGACCTGGCGGCGGCCATGGCCGTGGACAAAAGCAACCCTACCTCAAAGCACAAAAGTGGTGCTGTGGCCAGCTTGCTGAGCAAGGCAGAACGGGCCACGGAGCTGGCAGCCGAGGGACAGCTGACGCTGCAGCAGTTCGCGCAGTCCACGGAGATGCTGAAGCGCGTGGTGCAGGAGCACCTTCCGCTGATGAGCGAGGCGGGTGCGGGCCTGCCCGACATGGAGGCTGTGGCAGGCGCCGAGGCCCTCAACGGCCAGTCCGACTTCCCCTACCTGGGCGCCTTCCCCATCAACCCGGGCCTCTTCATCATGACCCCGGCCGGCGTGTTCCTGGCCGAGAGCGCGCTGCACATGGCCGGCCTGGCCGAGTACCCCATGCAGGGAGAGCTGGCCTCCGCCATCAGCTCGGGCAAGAAGAAGCGGAAACGCTGCGGCATGTGCGCGCCCTGCCGGCGACGCATCAACTGCGAGCAGTGCAGCAGTTGTAGGAACCGAAAGACTGGCCATCAGATTTGCAAATTCAGAAAATGTGAGGAACTCAAAAAGAAGCCTTCCGCTGCTCTGGAG AAGGTGATGCTTCCGACGGGAGCTGCCTTCCGGTGGTTTCAGTGA